The proteins below are encoded in one region of Phaseolus vulgaris cultivar G19833 chromosome 1, P. vulgaris v2.0, whole genome shotgun sequence:
- the LOC137814450 gene encoding probable E3 ubiquitin-protein ligase LOG2, translating to MGNISSGGANPRRRHSGASRRSHPPPPPPVTPQPEIAANPFVYHGAAPYPNPPLHYPQYHYPGYYPPGPPMPHQHHHQQHQQHQHPHQQHQHQHPLHMNPAWIPGRYPCGPMMPNPAPFVEHQKAVTIRNDVNIRKETLRLEPDEGNSSHFLISFSFDATVSGSVTIYFFAKEGEDCILTPMKENSPAPVTVNFEQGLGQKFRQPSGTGIDFSVFEESELLKVGDMDVYPLAVKADASPSNHDESDRTPTSGNSTNSQITQAVFEKEKGEFRLKVIKQILWVNGMRYELQEIYGIGNSTEADVDESDQGKECVICLSEPRDTIVHPCRHMCMCSGCAKVLRFQTNRCPICRQPVERLLEIKVGG from the exons ATGGGCAACATCTCAAGCGGCGGCGCCAACCCCCGTCGCCGGCACAGTGGAGCGTCAAGGCGGAGTCACCCGCCGCCTCCTCCGCCGGTGACGCCGCAGCCTGAGATCGCCGCGAATCCATTCGTGTACCATGGTGCTGCACCTTATCCGAACCCACCCCTGCATTACCCGCAGTACCATTACCCCGGTTACTACCCTCCGGGGCCTCCCATGCCTCATCAGCATCATCATCAACAACATCAACAGCATCAACATCCTCATCAACAACATCAACATCAACATCCTCTGCACATGAACCCGGCGTGGATTCCAGGGCGTTACCCTTGTGGGCCCATGATGCCTAACCCCGCACCTTTTGTTGAGCACCAGAAGGCCGTTACCATAAGGAACGATGTCAATATCAGGAAAGAGACTCTTAGGCTTGAACCCGATGAGGGAAATTCTTCCCACTTCCTTATCTCGTTTTCCTTCGATGCCACCGTTTCTGGGAG CGTCACCATTTATTTCTTTGCAAAAGAAGGTGAAGACTGCATCCTAACACCAATGAAGGAAAACAGTCCTGCTCCAGTGACTGTGAATTTTGAGCAAGGTCTTGGCCAGAAGTTTAGGCAGCCATCTGGAACTGGTATTgatttttctgtttttgagGAGTCCGAGTTACTTAAAGTGGGTGACATGGATGTATACCCGCTAGCAGTAAAGGCAGACGCATCCCCTAGTAATCATGATGAGTCAGATAGAACTCCAACATCTGGTAACAGCACAAACTCACAGATTACCCAAGCAGTGTTTGAGAAGGAGAAAGGAGAGTTCCGACTGAAAGTTATTAAGCAGATCTTGTGGGTGAATGGAATGAGGTATGAGCTGCAGGAGATATATGGCATTGGAAATTCAACAGAAGCTGACGTGGATGAGAGTGACCAAGGAAAAGAATGTGTCATCTGCTTGTCGGAGCCTCGAGATACAATTGTTCATCCCTGTCGCCATATG TGTATGTGTAGTGGATGTGCGAAGGTTTTGAGGTTCCAGACAAATAGATGCCCAATTTGCAGACAACCAGTTGAGAGGCTTTTGGAGATAAAGGTAGGGGGCTGA
- the LOC137814448 gene encoding putative serine/threonine-protein kinase isoform X1 has translation MKIPCSFCTCFSASVKEHHTEHEEPGEDNDGNFRIFTYRELNSATRGFHPSEKIGEGGFGSVYKGQLRDGSLVAVKVLLIELDSLSGEKGFVAELNTLANIKHQNLVILRGCCVEGAHRYIVYDYMENNSLRQTFLASEQKRMAFSWEARMGVSIGVARALAFLHEELQPHIVHRDIKSSNVLLDGNLTPKVSDFGLAKLLREEKSYISTRVAGTLGYIAPDYASSGHLTRKSDVYSFGVLLLEIVSGQRAVDEHQDVDRFLVEKSWAAYEGNDLLRMVDPMLKMNYPKEEAKRFLMVGLCCVQETTRTRPRMSEVVNMLSNNTEMGEFHISRPGFVNDMRNLKMKRQLNSLEESSATAATFADSSGWSTSNLAR, from the exons ATGAAGATTCCTTGTTCTTTTTGCACTTGTTTCTCAGCATCGGTCAAAGAACATCACACTGAGCACG AAGAGCCAGGTGAAGATAATGATGGAAACTTTCGCATATTCACTTATAGAGAATTGAATTCCGCCACGCGGGGTTTTCATCCCTCGGAAAAGattggagaaggaggctttggcTCCGTCTACAAG GGGCAGCTTCGGGATGGAAGTTTGGTGGCTGTTAAAGTGCTTTTGATTGAGCTAGATTCCTTAAGTGGAGAGAAGGGGTTTGTGGCAGAATTGAATACACTGGCAAATATCAAGCACCAAAATCTAGTTATTCTTCGAGGGTGCTGTGTTGAAGGAGCCCACAGATACATAGTCTACGATTATATGGAAAACAACAGCCTCCGTCAAACTTTCTTAG CTTCTGAGCAAAAAAGAATGGCATTCAGCTGGGAGGCTCGGATGGGTGTATCAATAGGTGTAGCAAGAGCGCTTGCCTTTCTCCATGAGGAACTTCAACCCCATATTGTGCACAGAGATATCAAATCCAGCAATGTTCTTCTTGATGGAAATTTGACACCAAAAGTCTCAGATTTTGGCCTGGCCAAGTTACTAAGAGAAGAAAAATCCTACATCAGTACCCGAGTTGCAGGCACACT AGGTTATATTGCTCCGGACTATGCCAGTTCTGGCCACCTGACACGAAAATCAGATGTTTATAGTTTTGGAGTACTACTTCTAGAGATTGTCAGTGGCCAAAGAGCAGTAGATGAACATCAAGATGTGGATCGTTTCTTAGTTGAGAAG TCTTGGGCAGCGTACGAGGGTAATGATCTTTTGAGAATGGTGGATCCAATGCTGAAGATGAACTATCCAAAGGAAGAAGCTAAACGGTTCCTAATGGTGGGACTTTGTTGCGTGCAAGAAACGACCAGGACCAGGCCACGAATGTCAGAGGTTGTAAACATGTTGAGCAACAACACTGAGATGGGAGAGTTTCATATTTCACGACCAGGATTTGTTAATGATATGAGGAACCTCAAAATGAAGAGGCAGCTAAATTCGTTAGAGGAATCAAGTGCTACGGCAGCAACCTTTGCAGATTCCTCCGGATGGAGTACCTCCAATCTTGCTCGTTAG
- the LOC137814448 gene encoding putative serine/threonine-protein kinase isoform X2: MKIPCSFCTCFSASVKEHHTEHEEPGEDNDGNFRIFTYRELNSATRGFHPSEKIGEGGFGSVYKLRDGSLVAVKVLLIELDSLSGEKGFVAELNTLANIKHQNLVILRGCCVEGAHRYIVYDYMENNSLRQTFLASEQKRMAFSWEARMGVSIGVARALAFLHEELQPHIVHRDIKSSNVLLDGNLTPKVSDFGLAKLLREEKSYISTRVAGTLGYIAPDYASSGHLTRKSDVYSFGVLLLEIVSGQRAVDEHQDVDRFLVEKSWAAYEGNDLLRMVDPMLKMNYPKEEAKRFLMVGLCCVQETTRTRPRMSEVVNMLSNNTEMGEFHISRPGFVNDMRNLKMKRQLNSLEESSATAATFADSSGWSTSNLAR; encoded by the exons ATGAAGATTCCTTGTTCTTTTTGCACTTGTTTCTCAGCATCGGTCAAAGAACATCACACTGAGCACG AAGAGCCAGGTGAAGATAATGATGGAAACTTTCGCATATTCACTTATAGAGAATTGAATTCCGCCACGCGGGGTTTTCATCCCTCGGAAAAGattggagaaggaggctttggcTCCGTCTACAAG CTTCGGGATGGAAGTTTGGTGGCTGTTAAAGTGCTTTTGATTGAGCTAGATTCCTTAAGTGGAGAGAAGGGGTTTGTGGCAGAATTGAATACACTGGCAAATATCAAGCACCAAAATCTAGTTATTCTTCGAGGGTGCTGTGTTGAAGGAGCCCACAGATACATAGTCTACGATTATATGGAAAACAACAGCCTCCGTCAAACTTTCTTAG CTTCTGAGCAAAAAAGAATGGCATTCAGCTGGGAGGCTCGGATGGGTGTATCAATAGGTGTAGCAAGAGCGCTTGCCTTTCTCCATGAGGAACTTCAACCCCATATTGTGCACAGAGATATCAAATCCAGCAATGTTCTTCTTGATGGAAATTTGACACCAAAAGTCTCAGATTTTGGCCTGGCCAAGTTACTAAGAGAAGAAAAATCCTACATCAGTACCCGAGTTGCAGGCACACT AGGTTATATTGCTCCGGACTATGCCAGTTCTGGCCACCTGACACGAAAATCAGATGTTTATAGTTTTGGAGTACTACTTCTAGAGATTGTCAGTGGCCAAAGAGCAGTAGATGAACATCAAGATGTGGATCGTTTCTTAGTTGAGAAG TCTTGGGCAGCGTACGAGGGTAATGATCTTTTGAGAATGGTGGATCCAATGCTGAAGATGAACTATCCAAAGGAAGAAGCTAAACGGTTCCTAATGGTGGGACTTTGTTGCGTGCAAGAAACGACCAGGACCAGGCCACGAATGTCAGAGGTTGTAAACATGTTGAGCAACAACACTGAGATGGGAGAGTTTCATATTTCACGACCAGGATTTGTTAATGATATGAGGAACCTCAAAATGAAGAGGCAGCTAAATTCGTTAGAGGAATCAAGTGCTACGGCAGCAACCTTTGCAGATTCCTCCGGATGGAGTACCTCCAATCTTGCTCGTTAG